A single genomic interval of Xyrauchen texanus isolate HMW12.3.18 chromosome 48, RBS_HiC_50CHRs, whole genome shotgun sequence harbors:
- the LOC127640037 gene encoding sarcalumenin-like isoform X2: MRLFLLACCLLALLALTTADAVGSENEPLVPLQLKPEGELFACCDGTEEISQSSSNDTPAPERPVCQPCSTGGHIVTTADVVSSSEEEEGVVPGEKAEELIEDETSYEEISEEETQEEEVELEKEETFEGMMEKEVLEVADDVGEMSEPEAEVNSGVEAPMAVEEPVEEEAAEEADEVFLAKEVVEDVEEVSQSEEEVVEVSQNDVEVEEEEEVFQTEEEGEEEEASLEEEEAVPAENGAEEQPVIVEESESVSEEQHKFLEESESFIEADMVEIEEDAVAAAEELATEVVEEVVEIAQGVTEEVAEPSPEQIVIQDVHTPSEVVTVEEVPADEPARKASAKGPAIRDRSHVEEMLRLAKAEASQEFVDALKKLQHIYNTAIKPVENAYKYNELRQHEVSDAEITSKPMVLFLGPWSVGKSSMINYLLDLDDTSQQLYTGAEPTTSEYTVLMHGEKVRTIEGIVMAADSSRSFSPLEKFGQGFLEKLVGIEMPHKLLERVTFVDTPGIIENRKQQERGYPYSEVCQWFIDRADLIFLVFDPTKLDVGLELEMLFRQMKGHESQIRIILNKADSLTTQNLMRVYGALFWSMAPLINVTEPPRVYVSSFWPQDYAPDTNRELFTREEISLLEDLNQVIENRLENKIAFFRQHGIRVRIHALLVDRYLQTYYDKLGWFSDPDEVFRDIVGDPDKFYIFKSILAKTNVSKFDLPEPEAYRDFFGVNPPGGLKLLSSHCSWSGGCLLEKIEKAITEDLPALLSSLAKKKEAIIEAVAETKEKPKNRWRRQ, translated from the exons ATGAGGCTTTTCCTCCTCGCCTGCTGCCTGCTGGCTCTACTGGCACTCACCACAGCAG ATGCAGTGGGTTCTGAGAATGAGCCACTTGTACCTCTGCAGTTGAAGCCTGAAGGCGAGCTATTCGCCTGCTGTGATGGCACAGAGGAAATTAGCCAAAGCTCTTCCAATGACACACCTGCACCAGAGAGACCTGTCTGTCAACCCTGCAGCACTGGTGGACATATTGTTACCACTGCAGATGTGGTCAGCTCTAGTGAAGAGGAAGAGGGGGTTGTTCCAGGAGAGAAAGCTGAAGAGTTGATTGAAGACGAGACATCTTATGAAGAAATATCAGAGGAGGAGACTCAGGAAGAGGAGGTAGAACTTGAGAAGGAAGAGACGTTTGAGGGAATGATGGAGAAAGAAGTTCTAGAGGTGGCAGATGATGTGGGAGAGATGTCAGAACCAGAGGCTGAGGTAAACAGTGGTGTAGAGGCACCTATGGCTGTTGAGGAACCTGTGGAAGAGGAAGCAGCTGAGGAGGCAGATGAGGTTTTCCTGGCTAAAGAAGTTGTTGAAGATGTAGAGGAAGTTTCCCAGTCTGAAGAGGAGGTTGTGGAGGTTTCTCAGAATGATGTGGAggtagaggaggaagaggaggtttTCCAGACTGAAGAAGAGGGTGAGGAGGAAGAGGCTTCCCTTGAAGAAGAGGAAGCTGTACCAGCAGAGAATGGAGCAGAAGAACAGCCTGTGATTGTGGAAGAAAGTGAGAGTGTCTCAGAGGAGCAACATAAATTCTTGGAAGAATCTGAATCCTTCATAGAAGCTGATATGGTGGAAATAGAAGAGGATGCTGTAGCTGCTGCTGAGGAACTAGCAACAGAAGTTGTTGAGGAGGTTGTGGAAATAGCCCAAGGGGTAACTGAGGAGGTTGCAGAACCTTCTCCAGAACAAATTGTGATCCAAGATGTTCATACACCTTCTGAAGTAGTAACAGTAGAAGAGGTGCCAGCTGATGAACCAGCACGCAAAGCATCTGCTAAAG GTCCTGCCATTAGAGATCGGTCTCACGTTGAAGAAATGCTGCGTCTGGCTAAAGCTGAAGCTTCGCAGGAATTTGTTG ATGCCCTGAAAAAGCTGCAGCATATCTACAACACCGCAATTAAACCCGTGGAGAATGCCTACAAATATAATGAGCTCAGACAGCATGAAGTGTCAG ATGCAGAGATCACATCTAAGCCAATGGTACTGTTCCTGGGTCCCTGGAGCGTTGGAAAGTCTTCCATGATCAACTATCTTCTGGATCTTGATGACACTTCACAACAACTTTACACAG GAGCTGAGCCCACAACCTCAGAATACACTGTACTAATGCATGGTGAGAAAGTTCGCACCATTGAGGGCATTGTCATGGCAGCAGACAGTTCCCGCTCCTTCTCACCACTGGAGAAGTTTGGTCAGGGTTTCCTGGAAAAGCTGGTTGGAATCGAGATGCCACACAAACTCCTGGAGCGTGTCACCTTTGTGGACACGCCTGGAATCATTGAGAACCGCAAGCAACAAGAAAGAG GTTACCCCTATAGCGAAGTGTGCCAGTGGTTTATAGACCGGGCTGACCTTATCTTCCTTGTTTTTGACCCAACCAAACTGGATGTAGGATTAGAACTTGAAATGCTATTCAGACAGATGAAGGGACACGAGTCACAGATCCGTATCATCCTCAACAAGGCTGACAGTCTGACAACCCAGAACCTAATGCGTGTGTATGGCGCCCTTTTCTGGAGCATGGCTCCCCTAATTAATGTAACGGAGCCACCACGAGTCTATGTGAGCTCCTTCTGGCCACAAGACTACGCTCCCGACACCAACAGAGAGCTTTTCACGCGTGAGGAGATCTCTCTGCTGGAGGACTTAAATCAGGTAATTGAGAACCGCTTGGAGAACAAGATCGCCTTCTTCCGCCAGCATGGCATCCGCGTACGCATCCACGCTCTCCTGGTTGACCGCTACCTGCAGACGTACTATGACAAGCTGGGCTGGTTCAGTGACCCTGATGAGGTGTTCCGTGATATTGTCGGTGATCCTGACAAGTTCTACATCTTTAAATCTATTCTGGCCAAGACCAATGTGAGTAAGTTTGACTTGCCGGAACCGGAGGCATACCGGGACTTCTTTGGAGTGAATCCTCCCGGTGGGCTTAAGCTTCTCTCTTCACACTGCAGCTGGTCAGGTGGCTGCCTGCTGGAGAAGATTGAGAAGGCTATTACAGAGGACCTGCCTGCTTTGCTCAGTAGCTTGGCAAAAAAGAAGGAAGCCATCATAGAGGCAGTTGCAGAGACCAAGGAGAAACCCAAAAACCGTTGGAGGAGACAGTGA
- the LOC127640037 gene encoding sarcalumenin-like isoform X1 has translation MRLFLLACCLLALLALTTADAVGSENEPLVPLQLKPEGELFACCDGTEEISQSSSNDTPAPERPVCQPCSTGGHIVTTADVVSSSEEEEGVVPGEKAEELIEDETSYEEISEEETQEEEVELEKEETFEGMMEKEVLEVADDVGEMSEPEAEVNSGVEAPMAVEEPVEEEAAEEADEVFLAKEVVEDVEEVSQSEEEVVEVSQNDVEVEEEEEVFQTEEEGEEEEASLEEEEAVPAENGAEEQPVIVEESESVSEEQHKFLEESESFIEADMVEIEEDAVAAAEELATEVVEEVVEIAQGVTEEVAEPSPEQIVIQDVHTPSEVVTVEEVPADEPARKASAKVVETHSGPAIRDRSHVEEMLRLAKAEASQEFVDALKKLQHIYNTAIKPVENAYKYNELRQHEVSDAEITSKPMVLFLGPWSVGKSSMINYLLDLDDTSQQLYTGAEPTTSEYTVLMHGEKVRTIEGIVMAADSSRSFSPLEKFGQGFLEKLVGIEMPHKLLERVTFVDTPGIIENRKQQERGYPYSEVCQWFIDRADLIFLVFDPTKLDVGLELEMLFRQMKGHESQIRIILNKADSLTTQNLMRVYGALFWSMAPLINVTEPPRVYVSSFWPQDYAPDTNRELFTREEISLLEDLNQVIENRLENKIAFFRQHGIRVRIHALLVDRYLQTYYDKLGWFSDPDEVFRDIVGDPDKFYIFKSILAKTNVSKFDLPEPEAYRDFFGVNPPGGLKLLSSHCSWSGGCLLEKIEKAITEDLPALLSSLAKKKEAIIEAVAETKEKPKNRWRRQ, from the exons ATGAGGCTTTTCCTCCTCGCCTGCTGCCTGCTGGCTCTACTGGCACTCACCACAGCAG ATGCAGTGGGTTCTGAGAATGAGCCACTTGTACCTCTGCAGTTGAAGCCTGAAGGCGAGCTATTCGCCTGCTGTGATGGCACAGAGGAAATTAGCCAAAGCTCTTCCAATGACACACCTGCACCAGAGAGACCTGTCTGTCAACCCTGCAGCACTGGTGGACATATTGTTACCACTGCAGATGTGGTCAGCTCTAGTGAAGAGGAAGAGGGGGTTGTTCCAGGAGAGAAAGCTGAAGAGTTGATTGAAGACGAGACATCTTATGAAGAAATATCAGAGGAGGAGACTCAGGAAGAGGAGGTAGAACTTGAGAAGGAAGAGACGTTTGAGGGAATGATGGAGAAAGAAGTTCTAGAGGTGGCAGATGATGTGGGAGAGATGTCAGAACCAGAGGCTGAGGTAAACAGTGGTGTAGAGGCACCTATGGCTGTTGAGGAACCTGTGGAAGAGGAAGCAGCTGAGGAGGCAGATGAGGTTTTCCTGGCTAAAGAAGTTGTTGAAGATGTAGAGGAAGTTTCCCAGTCTGAAGAGGAGGTTGTGGAGGTTTCTCAGAATGATGTGGAggtagaggaggaagaggaggtttTCCAGACTGAAGAAGAGGGTGAGGAGGAAGAGGCTTCCCTTGAAGAAGAGGAAGCTGTACCAGCAGAGAATGGAGCAGAAGAACAGCCTGTGATTGTGGAAGAAAGTGAGAGTGTCTCAGAGGAGCAACATAAATTCTTGGAAGAATCTGAATCCTTCATAGAAGCTGATATGGTGGAAATAGAAGAGGATGCTGTAGCTGCTGCTGAGGAACTAGCAACAGAAGTTGTTGAGGAGGTTGTGGAAATAGCCCAAGGGGTAACTGAGGAGGTTGCAGAACCTTCTCCAGAACAAATTGTGATCCAAGATGTTCATACACCTTCTGAAGTAGTAACAGTAGAAGAGGTGCCAGCTGATGAACCAGCACGCAAAGCATCTGCTAAAG TTGTGGAAACCCATTCAGGTCCTGCCATTAGAGATCGGTCTCACGTTGAAGAAATGCTGCGTCTGGCTAAAGCTGAAGCTTCGCAGGAATTTGTTG ATGCCCTGAAAAAGCTGCAGCATATCTACAACACCGCAATTAAACCCGTGGAGAATGCCTACAAATATAATGAGCTCAGACAGCATGAAGTGTCAG ATGCAGAGATCACATCTAAGCCAATGGTACTGTTCCTGGGTCCCTGGAGCGTTGGAAAGTCTTCCATGATCAACTATCTTCTGGATCTTGATGACACTTCACAACAACTTTACACAG GAGCTGAGCCCACAACCTCAGAATACACTGTACTAATGCATGGTGAGAAAGTTCGCACCATTGAGGGCATTGTCATGGCAGCAGACAGTTCCCGCTCCTTCTCACCACTGGAGAAGTTTGGTCAGGGTTTCCTGGAAAAGCTGGTTGGAATCGAGATGCCACACAAACTCCTGGAGCGTGTCACCTTTGTGGACACGCCTGGAATCATTGAGAACCGCAAGCAACAAGAAAGAG GTTACCCCTATAGCGAAGTGTGCCAGTGGTTTATAGACCGGGCTGACCTTATCTTCCTTGTTTTTGACCCAACCAAACTGGATGTAGGATTAGAACTTGAAATGCTATTCAGACAGATGAAGGGACACGAGTCACAGATCCGTATCATCCTCAACAAGGCTGACAGTCTGACAACCCAGAACCTAATGCGTGTGTATGGCGCCCTTTTCTGGAGCATGGCTCCCCTAATTAATGTAACGGAGCCACCACGAGTCTATGTGAGCTCCTTCTGGCCACAAGACTACGCTCCCGACACCAACAGAGAGCTTTTCACGCGTGAGGAGATCTCTCTGCTGGAGGACTTAAATCAGGTAATTGAGAACCGCTTGGAGAACAAGATCGCCTTCTTCCGCCAGCATGGCATCCGCGTACGCATCCACGCTCTCCTGGTTGACCGCTACCTGCAGACGTACTATGACAAGCTGGGCTGGTTCAGTGACCCTGATGAGGTGTTCCGTGATATTGTCGGTGATCCTGACAAGTTCTACATCTTTAAATCTATTCTGGCCAAGACCAATGTGAGTAAGTTTGACTTGCCGGAACCGGAGGCATACCGGGACTTCTTTGGAGTGAATCCTCCCGGTGGGCTTAAGCTTCTCTCTTCACACTGCAGCTGGTCAGGTGGCTGCCTGCTGGAGAAGATTGAGAAGGCTATTACAGAGGACCTGCCTGCTTTGCTCAGTAGCTTGGCAAAAAAGAAGGAAGCCATCATAGAGGCAGTTGCAGAGACCAAGGAGAAACCCAAAAACCGTTGGAGGAGACAGTGA